The sequence TGCGCAGAAGTTGACTGCTTGGGGTGTTACCCAAAAGGATCCTACCTCTGGAAATTACACGTTTCAGCTAAATCAAGCAGGCAACTCCGAGTACACCATATACCAAAGGACAGTACTCCACTGGAAAGGCTCTGCTCCTACTGCTTCTGCTAATCCATTTAATTTTAGGGAGCTGCCCTCTTTTGTGGTGTCAATGTTATCCAATTTTAATAAGGAGTCTGATATTTCTTCCATGTTGTCTCACTTTAATCACACGAGGCTAGTGATGAATTCCACAGGGGAAATACAATTGTATGGATGGGACAACAAGAGTAGTGGATGGTCTGAGATATGGTCAGAGCCGCAAGGTCCATGCGGTGTGTATGACACTTGTGGGAAATTTGGAATTTGCAACAGCAAGAAAATGTCTCTGTGCAAGTGTTTGCCAGGATTTGATCCTGCTTCTCCAGATGATTGGGTGGCTGGGATATATACTGGTGGTTGTTCAAGAAAGTCAGATATTAGTTGCAACAAGAAGTCAGAATTCGACACGTTCTTAAATATGCATAGTATGAAATTTGAGGAGCCGGACACGGAATACTCTGCAGCAAAAAGTGAAGAAGATTGCAGAAAGGAGTGTCTAAGCAACTGCAAGTGCCTAGCTTACTCATATTTTCAAGCGGCTGAAACACGGAGAGTAACAAAATCTAGTTGCTCGATTTGGAGGAGTGAGCTTGTCAATCTTCAGGAGGACTATACTCGTGGCTTCAACCTCTCTGTGCGCGTAGCAGTTACTGATATTGGTACTGCCTTAATGCTGGTTTGTTTCATATCAATATAATCTCCTTATTACTCATCAAACTAAAAATGATGTTCTTGACAGGAATATCTATAATTATCATTTTGCAGGAGCAATAACAAGGAGAAATTGCAAGCCTTGCGGCCCAAACATTATACCTTATCCATTGAGCAGTCAACCAAATTGTGGGGATCCTCTTTATTATAGTTTCTCCTGTGATGATTTAACTGGAGAAGCAAGTTTCAAGACGCTTAATGGCTCCTTTCCCATCATCGATATAGATGAGGAAAACAGAACATTTGTTATACAAGTGCATGCAGAAAACGTTGGCAATTCATGTGATATGAAAAGGCCAATGACCCAAGATGTATGGCTCAACCAGTCATTACCTTTTCATCCTATAAACCGGTGTTACAATGGAAAATTACAAAATCTCAGTTCTATAAACGAAATACAGATCATGTGGGAACCACCACCAGAACCTACATGCACTACTTCAGCAGACTGTGAAGATTGGCCAAATTCAAGTTGCAGCATTGCGGGAGGAGGACTGAGGAGATGTCTATGCAATCAATACTACAAATGGGATGGCTTGGCATTAAATTGTACCAGAGGTGCCGATAACCCCTCACAGATCCTTTTGGTTGTATTCTTCATTTTAATCACCTAAACATGTTCAATTCATGTTGGTTCAGAGCAAGGAGCATGGAGTGGAGAGAAGGCAGCATCCCCAAATCGCAAAGCCGTGATTATTTCCACCAGTCTAACAGCTGGAATTATAGCAATTTGCTGCATTAGCTATGTAATCTACCATAACAAAAAGGTGTCGAGAAGAAAAGGTAACATGAGCATTCTTAGCCATCCTTCTCGATTCCTGCCGCTCTCTATATATATTAGTTGCTAATTTCGAACTTACTTTTATATCATGAGAAGCCAAGGAAATAATTCTAGGGAATAGGGTAGAGCACTTGCCCGAGAGCGAAAGTTCATCTAAATATTCAATAACTGAAGATGATAAGAAAAGGATCGATGTCCCATTTTTCAACTTGAAAAGCATACTAGTCGCAACGGATAACTTCTCAGATGCAAACAGGCTTGGTCGAGGCGGATTTGGTCCAGTTTACAAGGTTGTTCTTGCCTCAACTGTTGTTTTTCTTGTACCATTTTCAAATGATCTAGCGTAACAACCGCTAATGAGGAATATTGTACAGGGTAAGTTCTGTCAGGGACAAGAAATGGCAGTAAAGAGGTTGTCAAGTCATTCTAGTCAAGGTGATGAAGAATTTAAAAACGAAGTAATGCTAATAGCCAAACTCCAACACAGAAATCTAGTAAGGCTTTTGGGCTACTGCGTCGAGGCAAACGaaaagattttattatatgaatatatgcCTAACAAAAGCTTAGACATCTGTATATTTGGTGAGTCTACTTTTCTTCTGAGAGCTTGGCTCCCCTCTATATAGAATCTCTCAGGTTGATCCAGTGTACCTCTAAAATACACTAATTTGCTTTCTAAAAGTTTTTGCTCATCACTTGACTTCGTTTTTCTCCTGCTTGTTTGCAAATACATTAATCTTCTGTTTGATTAATTCTTGCAAGATCAAAATCTAGGTCAGTTATTGGATTGGAATATCCGCTTTGAGATCATACTGGGGATTGCTCGTGGGCTTCTTTACCTACACCATGACTCAAGGTTACGTATCATTCATAGAGATCTAAAGACGAGCAATATTCTATTAGATGAAGACATGAATGCGAAGATATCAGATTTTGGCTTGGCCAGGATTGTTGAAGGCAAAAGTAGTGAGTCTAACACCCAAAAAATTGCCGGAACTTAGTAAGTATATGTTCCTAAACActtcaaaagtcttttttttggTACTCATTAGTTATTCATGCAAATTAATTCTTGTGATATACAGCGGCTATCTTGCACCAGAATATGCATTGGAAGGACACTTTTCAATCAAGTCTGATGtttttgcttttggtgtggttgTACTGGAAATCATTAGTGGAAAGAGAAATCTGGAACTTTTCGAAGGCACAAACCTCTTGGGTCATGTAAGTACCTAAATACtttctccatttcattttatagGGCGAACTTGACTACTGTATCCCAATATTAAGAACAACAAAGGACTTTGAGCACATAAGACAAGTATTTTTACAACATATCATCATCTTAAAACATGTCATGAAATAAGCggattcataatttttttataaattttaaatgtaTATATTCAGTGAATTTCTCAACAAATATACCTGATTTAGACCAAAATCATTGGGTTCTGTCTTCTACCTTTACTTCTCATGTTAGCTGATCCGCCCTTTGTAGTGACATTCCGGTGGCTAAAGCGCATACCACTGAAGGTAAAATGAGAATACGAAGATCAGCATGGCATATACAGAGTCAGTTCTACCTACTTTTGTTGACTCTTAACAAATAATTACAGGCTTGGAAATTGTGGATAGAAAATAGGGCATTGGACATGATGGACCCAACTCTAGTGGAAACACTCAATGAAAGCGAAGTAGTGAAGTGCATAAATGTAGCACTTTTATGTGTGCAAGAAGATTCAGGTGATAGGCCACCCATGTCAAATGTGTTAATTATGCTTGTGAGTGAAAACATGGCTCTTTCAAGACCAAATCAGCCAGCTTTTATCACACGAAGAAACACAACCGCAGGCACGTCTTCCTCCTCTTCTCATAACTATAACCCACATCCCGGCTCCAACAATGAGTTGACCATCACTGTTGTGCAAGGCCGTTAAATAATGGAGTATATGTTACTCAATTCACTAAGcattttttagtaaattttgCACGATAGACAGGTTAAATACATACTCTAATTAAGACTTGAAAAGCTATGTAAAACCATAGTACCGTGAATCTTGACTTTGCAACATTGTGTGTAGAATCTATGTAGAGGACCTCGGGGAGTTCATGTAATTCTGTAAATTCGATCTCAGGTATATTGTATAACAAATAAATTATATCCGTAATGAGAAGACAAGGATCGGTGTCGAAGAAGACAAAAAACTGTAAAGAATGGGCAAACATTATCAAAATtagattttgattattttctagTATCCTCTATCTGAGGAGAATTAGTTATAGTGGTCAAGGTTGGGGAATTGTATCCAGACATAAGGTTTTCTTTCTAGCATCCCATCGTTGGAAAGGACAGTACTACGGTTTACGTCTTGGTTTGGAAGACCGATAACCACAAGACGGAGAATTGTTATGATGCTGATGGATTTAGGTACGCTTCCGCATCTAGTATTATGTTCATGATGATTTGACGTGATAGTTCTTGTGAAAAGATGGCCTCTTCGTCTCTAAATTTGATCTCAACATCTGTATTTCTAGGAGGTATTTCGAGATATGATAATCCTACCTAGTGAAGATTTTTCCAAGACGTTCTATATTTTCAAATATAGAGGAGTATCAAGTGAACTAATTCGATCAACTTTTAATGGGCTAAAATAGACTGAGTTTTGAGCCAATAGACGAAACATCACCTAGATCCATCCCAACTAAAATCCTTTTGATTCCCCTAGTTATCttgcatttgttttcttttactaatCTCAATTCTTTAATTGTTAAAACTATTTATATAGTAAAGTAACCGCATATCGTACATTTAAAATCCTTTGTTTGTCTTTTTTCCCCCTCCTCTTTTATTATGAAAGTTGTAAGTAGAATAATTACAAAATCACGGCACAAAAATTGAGACCCATAATAATATCGTTCCATATCTCAATTTTGCAACCGCCACTGCAGTGTGCAGACAGCAGCTTGCTACGAAAcacatgaaaattgaaatatgcAACACAGAAATGGTCCTATAGGCCAAGTCAATTTCCTAAGTATGGGCTGAAGAAATAACATTTTGTGTGCCTGGGTAACAGACCAAGGAGAAATGGGTGATACTGCCTTATACACTGACATGGGAATCTATTTTAGTTTCTACTATCTACAATATAAAATGAATTGCAACATATTGACAAATTAGAGTAACGGCTTCATCTTTTTTCAGGAGGTTTGTATAAATAAACagcaaaataaaacaaaaatcaaaaaatatggaCCACTATCATATCCAATTCATGTATGTAATACACTAACGGCTATAACCGGGATTTTCCCTTCTTGCATGTTCTAAACGGAGCCACCTTTAGTGAAGGGAGGTCACATGCACACCCTTCACCGGAAAATTATATGGTGAATAGAGGTTAAATGTTAGCCATAAtaagtgtatatttaattttgtatattcTTCGCC comes from Capsicum annuum cultivar UCD-10X-F1 chromosome 2, UCD10Xv1.1, whole genome shotgun sequence and encodes:
- the LOC107859418 gene encoding G-type lectin S-receptor-like serine/threonine-protein kinase At4g03230 isoform X2, translating into MQSTSVFLFAFMLYLSRFKCHSRDIITSGNLLSNKGETLVSAGQIFEIGFFNTTSGDGEFRNYVGIWYRESPKTIVWVANRDKPIPISSEPLVIAIDGDGNLKVLDSMKNSYFSTELVSASSSNRTAKLFDSGNLVLIDDLSGKRLWQSFDNPTDTFLPGMRMDDAQKLTAWGVTQKDPTSGNYTFQLNQAGNSEYTIYQRTVLHWKGSAPTASANPFNFRELPSFVVSMLSNFNKESDISSMLSHFNHTRLVMNSTGEIQLYGWDNKSSGWSEIWSEPQGPCGVYDTCGKFGICNSKKMSLCKCLPGFDPASPDDWVAGIYTGGCSRKSDISCNKKSEFDTFLNMHSMKFEEPDTEYSAAKSEEDCRKECLSNCKCLAYSYFQAAETRRVTKSSCSIWRSELVNLQEDYTRGFNLSVRVAVTDIGAITRRNCKPCGPNIIPYPLSSQPNCGDPLYYSFSCDDLTGEASFKTLNGSFPIIDIDEENRTFVIQVHAENVGNSCDMKRPMTQDVWLNQSLPFHPINRCYNGKLQNLSSINEIQIMWEPPPEPTCTTSADCEDWPNSSCSIAGGGLRRCLCNQYYKWDGLALNCTREQGAWSGEKAASPNRKAVIISTSLTAGIIAICCISYVIYHNKKVSRRKAKEIILGNRVEHLPESESSSKYSITEDDKKRIDVPFFNLKSILVATDNFSDANRLGRGGFGPVYKGKFCQGQEMAVKRLSSHSSQGDEEFKNEVMLIAKLQHRNLVRLLGYCVEANEKILLYEYMPNKSLDICIFGQLLDWNIRFEIILGIARGLLYLHHDSRLRIIHRDLKTSNILLDEDMNAKISDFGLARIVEGKSSESNTQKIAGTYGYLAPEYALEGHFSIKSDVFAFGVVVLEIISGKRNLELFEGTNLLGHAWKLWIENRALDMMDPTLVETLNESEVVKCINVALLCVQEDSGDRPPMSNVLIMLVSENMALSRPNQPAFITRRNTTAGTSSSSSHNYNPHPGSNNELTITVVQGR
- the LOC107859418 gene encoding G-type lectin S-receptor-like serine/threonine-protein kinase At4g03230 isoform X1 — encoded protein: MQSTSVFLFAFMLYLSRFKCHSRDIITSGNLLSNKGETLVSAGQIFEIGFFNTTSGDGEFRNYVGIWYRESPKTIVWVANRDKPIPISSEPLVIAIDGDGNLKVLDSMKNSYFSTELVSASSSNRTAKLFDSGNLVLIDDLSGKRLWQSFDNPTDTFLPGMRMDDAQKLTAWGVTQKDPTSGNYTFQLNQAGNSEYTIYQRTVLHWKGSAPTASANPFNFRELPSFVVSMLSNFNKESDISSMLSHFNHTRLVMNSTGEIQLYGWDNKSSGWSEIWSEPQGPCGVYDTCGKFGICNSKKMSLCKCLPGFDPASPDDWVAGIYTGGCSRKSDISCNKKSEFDTFLNMHSMKFEEPDTEYSAAKSEEDCRKECLSNCKCLAYSYFQAAETRRVTKSSCSIWRSELVNLQEDYTRGFNLSVRVAVTDIGAITRRNCKPCGPNIIPYPLSSQPNCGDPLYYSFSCDDLTGEASFKTLNGSFPIIDIDEENRTFVIQVHAENVGNSCDMKRPMTQDVWLNQSLPFHPINRCYNGKLQNLSSINEIQIMWEPPPEPTCTTSADCEDWPNSSCSIAGGGLRRCLCNQYYKWDGLALNCTREQGAWSGEKAASPNRKAVIISTSLTAGIIAICCISYVIYHNKKVSRRKAKEIILGNRVEHLPESESSSKYSITEDDKKRIDVPFFNLKSILVATDNFSDANRLGRGGFGPVYKGKFCQGQEMAVKRLSSHSSQGDEEFKNEVMLIAKLQHRNLVRLLGYCVEANEKILLYEYMPNKSLDICIFDQNLGQLLDWNIRFEIILGIARGLLYLHHDSRLRIIHRDLKTSNILLDEDMNAKISDFGLARIVEGKSSESNTQKIAGTYGYLAPEYALEGHFSIKSDVFAFGVVVLEIISGKRNLELFEGTNLLGHAWKLWIENRALDMMDPTLVETLNESEVVKCINVALLCVQEDSGDRPPMSNVLIMLVSENMALSRPNQPAFITRRNTTAGTSSSSSHNYNPHPGSNNELTITVVQGR
- the LOC107859418 gene encoding G-type lectin S-receptor-like serine/threonine-protein kinase At4g03230 isoform X3; this encodes MQSTSVFLFAFMLYLSRFKCHSRDIITSGNLLSNKGETLVSAGQIFEIGFFNTTSGDGEFRNYVGIWYRESPKTIVWVANRDKPIPISSEPLVIAIDGDGNLKVLDSMKNSYFSTELVSASSSNRTAKLFDSGNLVLIDDLSGKRLWQSFDNPTDTFLPGMRMDDAQKLTAWGVTQKDPTSGNYTFQLNQAGNSEYTIYQRTVLHWKGSAPTASANPFNFRELPSFVVSMLSNFNKESDISSMLSHFNHTRLVMNSTGEIQLYGWDNKSSGWSEIWSEPQGPCGVYDTCGKFGICNSKKMSLCKCLPGFDPASPDDWVAGIYTGGCSRKSDISCNKKSEFDTFLNMHSMKFEEPDTEYSAAKSEEDCRKECLSNCKCLAYSYFQAAETRRVTKSSCSIWRSELVNLQEDYTRGFNLSVRVAVTDIGAITRRNCKPCGPNIIPYPLSSQPNCGDPLYYSFSCDDLTGEASFKTLNGSFPIIDIDEENRTFVIQVHAENVGNSCDMKRPMTQDVWLNQSLPFHPINRCYNGKLQNLSSINEIQIMWEPPPEPTCTTSADCEDWPNSSCSIAGGGLRRCLCNQYYKWDGLALNCTREQGAWSGEKAASPNRKAVIISTSLTAGIIAICCISYVIYHNKKVSRRKAKEIILGNRVEHLPESESSSKYSITEDDKKRIDVPFFNLKSILVATDNFSDANRLGRGGFGPVYKGKFCQGQEMAVKRLSSHSSQGDEEFKNEVMLIAKLQHRNLVRLLGYCVEANEKILLYEYMPNKSLDICIFDQNLGQLLDWNIRFEIILGIARGLLYLHHDSRLRIIHRDLKTSNILLDEDMNAKISDFGLARIVEGKSSESNTQKIAGTYGYLAPEYALEGHFSIKSDVFAFGVVVLEIISGKRNLELFEGTNLLGH